A single region of the Paraburkholderia sprentiae WSM5005 genome encodes:
- a CDS encoding formate dehydrogenase subunit delta, giving the protein MDKRNLIDMANRIGDFFESMPDHEEALTGVAEHIRRSWEPRMRRALLSTLDEAPDKYGIALSDFTREAIVRYREKLTPAQASAA; this is encoded by the coding sequence ATGGACAAACGGAATCTGATCGACATGGCGAACCGGATCGGCGACTTCTTCGAGTCGATGCCCGACCACGAGGAAGCGCTGACCGGCGTCGCCGAGCATATCCGCCGCTCCTGGGAGCCGCGCATGCGGCGCGCGCTGCTCTCGACGCTCGACGAAGCGCCGGACAAGTATGGCATCGCGCTATCGGACTTCACGCGCGAGGCGATCGTCCGGTATCGCGAGAAGTTGACGCCGGCGCAGGCGTCGGCGGCTTAG
- a CDS encoding FAD-dependent monooxygenase yields the protein MDAAAYDASPVLIVGAGPTGLAAAMSLARAHIPVRLIDKAPQPNPYSRAIGIQARTLELLEQHRLIEPFLELGHRARVANLFSNGMRLAQLDFDPLHTRYPYLLFLDQSVTERLLTEHLATLGVTVERGVELMAFMQGSASIQTTLRRANGHTETMRPSYLIAADGAHSAIRHRLGLNFEGKTFEQTFLLADLHAETDWPDDEFHIFASGDGLVALFPMGHGRHRLIADHAVEPSGRAAPPTPAVLGEPPLDPAPAPSLEQCKALIARRVRERVDVSDLAWSAYFHVNSRMVDRLRVGRVFLAGDAAHVHSPAGAQGMNTGIQEALNLGWKLARVIGGAAPDRLLDTYHAERHPIEREVLRQTGFITQMAEADHGPLKLLRERVMPVLAALGPLRDAARATISELSIQYRRSPLTLERVLDGGPRAGERAPDALVHVVDGPLGRAPGVGCIFDLHDPAFFSLFLLVPPLAVDGTPLDPAAKHAAPPDPEVEKLAAEVERLLPNAVRIWRVTDTSGDGGPALSESYGRTRPSFYLVRPDGYIGARGRTGSDLHGLVRHCEAWFAVGGEIPEQATL from the coding sequence ATGGACGCTGCCGCCTACGACGCGTCGCCGGTGCTGATCGTCGGGGCCGGTCCCACCGGACTTGCCGCAGCGATGAGTCTCGCGCGCGCTCACATTCCTGTGCGTCTGATCGACAAGGCGCCGCAGCCGAATCCGTACTCGCGCGCGATCGGCATTCAGGCCCGCACGCTCGAACTGCTCGAACAGCATCGGCTGATCGAGCCGTTTCTCGAGCTCGGCCATCGCGCGCGCGTCGCGAATCTGTTTTCGAACGGCATGCGGCTTGCGCAGCTCGATTTCGATCCGCTGCACACGCGCTATCCGTATCTGCTGTTTCTCGACCAGTCGGTGACCGAGCGGCTCCTGACCGAGCATCTCGCGACGCTCGGCGTGACGGTCGAGCGCGGCGTCGAGCTGATGGCGTTCATGCAAGGCTCCGCGAGCATTCAGACGACGCTGCGCCGCGCCAACGGCCACACGGAAACCATGCGCCCGTCGTATCTGATCGCGGCCGACGGCGCCCATAGCGCGATTCGCCACCGGCTCGGCCTGAACTTCGAGGGCAAGACCTTCGAACAGACCTTCCTGCTCGCCGACCTGCACGCCGAAACCGACTGGCCCGACGACGAGTTCCACATCTTCGCGTCCGGAGACGGTCTCGTTGCACTGTTCCCGATGGGCCACGGCCGCCATCGCCTGATCGCCGATCACGCGGTCGAGCCGTCCGGCCGCGCCGCGCCGCCGACCCCCGCGGTGCTCGGCGAGCCGCCGTTGGACCCGGCGCCGGCGCCGTCGCTCGAACAATGCAAGGCGCTGATCGCGCGACGCGTGCGCGAGCGCGTCGACGTGTCGGATCTCGCGTGGTCGGCGTATTTCCACGTGAACAGCCGGATGGTCGATCGGCTGCGCGTGGGCCGCGTCTTCCTCGCCGGCGATGCCGCGCACGTGCACAGCCCCGCGGGCGCGCAAGGCATGAATACCGGCATCCAGGAAGCGCTAAATCTCGGCTGGAAGCTCGCCCGCGTGATCGGCGGCGCGGCGCCGGATCGCCTGCTCGACACGTACCACGCCGAACGGCATCCGATCGAGCGCGAGGTGCTGCGGCAAACAGGATTCATCACGCAGATGGCCGAGGCCGATCACGGTCCGCTGAAGCTGCTGCGCGAGCGCGTGATGCCGGTGCTGGCCGCGCTCGGTCCGCTGCGCGATGCCGCGCGTGCGACGATCAGCGAGCTGTCGATCCAGTACCGGCGCAGTCCGCTGACGCTCGAACGCGTGCTCGACGGCGGCCCGCGCGCGGGCGAGCGCGCGCCCGATGCGCTGGTGCATGTCGTCGACGGTCCGCTCGGTCGCGCGCCGGGCGTCGGCTGCATTTTCGATCTGCACGATCCGGCGTTCTTCTCGCTGTTTCTGCTGGTGCCGCCGCTGGCCGTCGACGGCACCCCGCTCGACCCGGCCGCGAAACATGCGGCGCCGCCGGACCCCGAGGTGGAAAAGCTCGCCGCCGAGGTCGAGCGGCTGCTGCCAAACGCGGTACGCATCTGGCGCGTCACCGATACGAGCGGTGATGGCGGCCCGGCGCTGTCCGAATCGTATGGGCGCACGCGGCCGTCGTTTTACCTGGTGCGGCCGGACGGCTATATTGGCGCGCGCGGACGCACCGGCTCGGACCTGCACGGTCTCGTACGGCACTGCGAGGCGTGGTTTGCGGTGGGGGGAGAAATACCGGAGCAGGCGACGTTGTGA
- a CDS encoding tetratricopeptide repeat protein, giving the protein MQPVFDRAFAAHRDGRLDDAERDYRTTLEHNPSHVDALHLLGVLRHQQGQHAEAASLVRRAVDLRPEDAALQLNLGNALKALGQIDAAIEQFRNALTLAPAFPMAHYNLGNAYASLGRHEDAADAFERSLRLQPDDASSHNNLGNALHALGRHAEAIASFRRALELRPGHAGALNNMGMSLNALDRPNEAVPCFEAALAAEPRFVAAHFNLANTFDAIGRHAQAVASFEAALRLQPNLPPAIYGMGNALAALGRAEQALPYLERAVGLDPQFALAWLALGTAHQALGAHAAAVRALDQALRLRPDLASAHMNRALAWLAMRDFERGLPEYEWRLQTVAQPAIQTLPRWHGESIGKHTLLIHAEQGFGDTLQFVRFVPLAAQRAARVVLEVQPQLVPLLAPAAQTWRVSLIAQGQPRPAADLQIPLLSLPLALGTRYDTIEARTPYLNVPPAYRRKWRGSLGGQAKRKIGLAWSGRIQRNETRTMPLAVLEPLFALDGIDWIVLQPDLSEDERAALDAHPRAGAIHRFDHRIGDFADTAAIVERLDAVVSIDTSIAHLAGALRKPLWLMLPFAADWRWFDDDRRSPWYPGATLVRQPRPGAWDEVVDRIANELRHG; this is encoded by the coding sequence ATGCAACCTGTATTTGACCGCGCGTTCGCGGCACATCGTGACGGCCGCCTCGACGACGCCGAACGCGACTACCGCACCACGCTCGAGCACAACCCCAGCCACGTCGACGCGCTGCATCTGCTCGGCGTGCTGCGCCACCAGCAGGGCCAGCACGCGGAGGCCGCGTCGCTCGTGCGGCGCGCGGTCGACCTGCGCCCTGAAGACGCGGCGCTGCAACTGAACCTTGGCAATGCGCTGAAGGCCCTCGGCCAGATCGACGCCGCGATCGAGCAGTTCCGCAACGCGCTGACGCTCGCGCCGGCCTTCCCGATGGCGCACTACAACCTCGGCAACGCGTACGCGTCGCTCGGCCGTCACGAAGACGCCGCCGATGCGTTCGAACGCTCGCTGCGCCTGCAGCCGGACGACGCGTCATCGCACAACAATCTCGGCAACGCGCTGCACGCGCTCGGCCGTCACGCGGAGGCGATCGCGTCGTTCCGGCGCGCGCTCGAGCTGCGCCCCGGTCACGCGGGCGCGCTGAACAACATGGGCATGTCGCTGAACGCGCTGGATCGGCCGAACGAGGCGGTGCCCTGCTTCGAGGCCGCGCTCGCCGCTGAGCCGCGCTTCGTCGCTGCGCATTTCAATCTCGCGAATACCTTCGATGCGATCGGCCGCCATGCGCAGGCGGTCGCGTCGTTTGAAGCGGCGCTGCGTCTGCAGCCGAACCTGCCGCCCGCGATCTATGGCATGGGCAACGCGCTCGCGGCGCTCGGCCGTGCCGAACAGGCCCTGCCGTATCTGGAGCGCGCGGTCGGGCTCGATCCGCAATTCGCGCTCGCCTGGCTTGCGCTGGGTACCGCGCATCAGGCGCTCGGCGCGCACGCGGCCGCGGTGCGCGCGCTCGATCAGGCGCTGCGGCTGCGTCCTGATCTCGCGTCCGCGCATATGAACCGTGCGCTCGCCTGGCTCGCGATGCGCGACTTCGAGCGCGGGCTGCCCGAATACGAATGGCGCTTGCAGACCGTCGCGCAACCCGCCATCCAGACGCTGCCGCGCTGGCACGGCGAGTCGATCGGCAAGCACACGCTGCTGATCCATGCCGAACAGGGTTTCGGCGACACCTTGCAGTTCGTGCGCTTCGTACCGCTTGCCGCGCAACGCGCCGCGCGCGTCGTGCTCGAAGTACAGCCGCAGTTGGTGCCGCTACTCGCCCCCGCCGCGCAGACGTGGCGCGTGTCGCTGATCGCTCAGGGCCAGCCGCGCCCCGCCGCCGATCTGCAGATTCCGCTGCTGAGTCTGCCGCTCGCGCTCGGCACACGCTACGACACGATCGAGGCGCGCACGCCGTATCTGAACGTGCCGCCTGCCTATCGCCGCAAATGGCGCGGCTCGCTCGGCGGTCAGGCGAAGCGCAAGATCGGGCTCGCGTGGTCGGGGCGCATTCAGCGCAACGAAACTCGCACGATGCCGCTCGCCGTGCTCGAGCCGCTGTTCGCGCTCGATGGCATCGACTGGATCGTGCTGCAGCCCGATCTGTCCGAAGACGAACGCGCGGCGCTCGACGCGCATCCCCGCGCGGGCGCGATCCATCGCTTCGACCACCGCATCGGCGACTTCGCGGATACCGCGGCGATCGTCGAGCGGCTCGACGCGGTGGTGTCGATCGACACATCGATCGCGCACCTCGCGGGCGCGCTGCGCAAACCGCTATGGCTGATGCTGCCGTTCGCGGCCGACTGGCGCTGGTTCGACGACGACCGGCGCAGCCCGTGGTATCCCGGTGCGACGCTCGTGCGTCAGCCGAGGCCGGGCGCGTGGGATGAAGTGGTCGATAGGATCGCCAACGAATTGCGGCACGGCTAA
- the tcuC gene encoding MFS transporter, whose translation MSTATHAASTTEESKVKTVFRVVSGNFLEMYDFMVYGYYASAIAKTYFPSGSDFASLMLSLSVFGAGFLMRPLGAIVLGAYIDHHGRRKGLILTLSLMALGTLTVAAIPGYATIGLLAPVLVLLGRLLQGFSAGVELGGVSVYLSEIATKGNKGFYCSWQSGSQQVAVVFAALIGVLLNKLLPADQMFAWGWRVPFLIGCLIVPFLFIVRRSLQETEEFTKRKHRPSMGEIMKSMLANYPVVLGGMGMVIMTTVSFYTITAYTPTFGREVLKLSALDTLVVTVCVGISNLIWLPLAGALSDRIGRRPVLLAFTILTILTAYPALQWLVAEPSFARLLAVQLWLSFLYGSYNGAMVVALTEVMPVEVRTAGFSLAYSLATTIGGFTPAIATLLIHVTSNKAAPGLVLGAAAICGLLATLFLYRTPEARNQYRAA comes from the coding sequence ATGTCTACTGCGACTCACGCCGCTTCCACCACCGAAGAATCCAAGGTCAAGACAGTGTTCCGCGTCGTCAGCGGCAACTTTCTTGAGATGTACGACTTCATGGTCTACGGCTATTACGCTTCGGCGATTGCCAAGACCTACTTCCCGAGCGGCAGCGATTTCGCGTCGCTGATGCTGTCGCTGTCCGTGTTCGGCGCGGGCTTCCTGATGCGTCCGCTTGGCGCGATCGTGCTCGGCGCCTACATCGACCATCACGGCCGTCGCAAGGGCCTGATCCTCACGCTGAGCCTGATGGCGCTCGGCACGCTGACCGTCGCGGCGATACCGGGCTACGCGACCATCGGGCTCCTGGCGCCGGTGCTCGTGTTGCTCGGTCGGCTGCTGCAAGGCTTCTCGGCCGGCGTCGAGCTCGGCGGCGTGTCGGTGTACCTGTCGGAGATCGCGACGAAGGGTAACAAGGGCTTCTATTGCTCATGGCAGTCGGGCAGCCAGCAGGTCGCGGTGGTGTTCGCCGCGCTGATCGGCGTGCTGCTCAACAAGCTGCTGCCCGCCGACCAGATGTTCGCGTGGGGCTGGCGCGTGCCGTTCCTGATCGGCTGCCTGATCGTGCCGTTCCTGTTCATCGTCCGCCGTTCGCTGCAGGAAACCGAGGAGTTCACGAAGCGCAAGCACCGTCCGAGCATGGGCGAGATCATGAAGTCGATGCTCGCGAACTACCCGGTCGTGCTGGGCGGCATGGGCATGGTCATCATGACGACGGTGTCGTTCTACACGATCACTGCTTACACGCCGACCTTCGGCAGGGAAGTGCTGAAGCTGTCGGCACTCGACACGCTCGTCGTCACCGTCTGCGTCGGTATCTCGAACCTGATCTGGCTGCCGCTCGCGGGCGCGCTGTCGGACCGCATCGGCCGCCGCCCGGTGCTGCTCGCGTTCACGATCCTGACGATCCTCACCGCGTATCCGGCGCTGCAATGGCTCGTCGCCGAACCGTCGTTCGCGCGACTGCTCGCGGTGCAGCTGTGGCTATCGTTCCTCTACGGCTCCTACAACGGCGCGATGGTGGTCGCGCTGACCGAGGTGATGCCGGTCGAAGTGCGTACCGCCGGTTTCTCGCTCGCGTACAGTCTGGCGACGACGATCGGCGGCTTCACGCCGGCCATCGCCACGCTGCTGATCCACGTGACCAGCAACAAGGCGGCGCCGGGTCTGGTGTTGGGCGCGGCGGCGATCTGCGGTCTGCTCGCGACGCTGTTCCTGTACCGCACGCCGGAGGCGCGCAACCAGTATCGGGCGGCCTGA
- a CDS encoding GNAT family N-acetyltransferase yields MLSTSALSVRPAMLEDAALIASIHSVSWQATYRGLLPDAFLDGEVTRERAAYWEARLGAPGGERRIVLLAELAGAPIGFVCVERQPESAWGVLLDNLHALPGYQGIGVGKTLMRAAVDWTRAQGEAQLYLYVLEGNTAAIGFYERHGWQFVGAEPDHMGGVDITALRYVYRLKP; encoded by the coding sequence ATGCTCAGCACCTCTGCTCTTTCCGTGCGCCCCGCGATGCTCGAGGACGCCGCGCTGATTGCGTCGATCCACAGCGTCAGCTGGCAGGCGACCTATCGCGGTCTGTTGCCCGACGCGTTCCTCGATGGCGAAGTCACGCGCGAACGCGCCGCCTATTGGGAAGCGCGTCTCGGCGCGCCGGGCGGCGAGCGCCGGATCGTGCTGCTCGCCGAGCTGGCCGGCGCGCCGATCGGCTTCGTGTGCGTCGAGCGTCAGCCCGAGTCCGCGTGGGGGGTGCTGCTCGACAACCTGCATGCGCTGCCCGGTTATCAAGGCATCGGGGTCGGCAAAACGCTGATGCGCGCGGCCGTTGACTGGACCCGCGCGCAGGGCGAGGCACAGCTCTATCTGTACGTGCTCGAGGGCAATACCGCGGCGATCGGCTTTTACGAGCGGCACGGCTGGCAGTTCGTCGGCGCGGAGCCTGACCATATGGGCGGCGTCGACATCACCGCGTTGCGCTATGTGTACCGGTTGAAGCCTTGA
- a CDS encoding gamma-glutamyl-gamma-aminobutyrate hydrolase family protein (Members of this family of hydrolases with an active site Cys residue belong to MEROPS family C26.) → MSENKPENAGTTGSPQPASTAPSGAPVEPAASLPASREDATQSVAKDTSPAAEQAAARSSTDDPISASTVTPEDPRTARLRDAAEARSAAAESTARQEAAVHEREARRAGTRTAGASTAGASTAKPDPVVKPTATAGEPPAGGVTAADLMTDDEIATEHAAAATTRAPGSPPPGFGAAPDFSATNPPPPNALPPSPPRYLKQSDSAWSVFGRIIAARARQLFDRAGQRITQRTLRIGVSARIFHPEPGAKGLRGKTLQYLEESIAHWVMSRDVLVFMIPTVGHQGMLHPSNIRLRDYAKHLDGLLLQGGADVSPQTYAEAANSHEWPGDRVRDMYELELLHEFIESGKPVLGVCRGCQLINVAFGGTLYQDIATDVPTANAHVNENYDQHRHGVHFPDGSTLANMFPGRRDAIVNSIHHQAVKTLGRDLNIEAVSASDGIIEAVRYRRAPFVMGVQWHPEFHRAGGPELLDCTPLLDTFLRVARETRF, encoded by the coding sequence ATGAGCGAAAACAAACCCGAAAACGCCGGCACGACCGGCAGTCCGCAGCCGGCCTCAACCGCGCCGAGCGGCGCGCCGGTCGAACCGGCCGCGTCGCTTCCCGCGTCGCGTGAAGATGCCACCCAGTCGGTCGCCAAAGACACGAGCCCGGCCGCCGAGCAGGCGGCCGCGAGATCGTCGACCGACGATCCGATCAGCGCATCGACGGTCACCCCCGAAGACCCGCGAACGGCGCGGCTGCGCGACGCGGCCGAGGCGCGCAGCGCCGCCGCCGAATCGACAGCGCGGCAGGAAGCCGCGGTGCACGAGCGCGAAGCGCGGCGCGCCGGTACGCGCACCGCCGGCGCGAGCACGGCCGGCGCGAGCACGGCCAAACCCGATCCGGTTGTGAAGCCGACGGCGACCGCAGGCGAGCCGCCCGCGGGCGGCGTCACCGCCGCGGACCTCATGACCGACGACGAAATCGCCACCGAGCACGCTGCCGCGGCCACGACGCGTGCGCCCGGCTCGCCGCCGCCCGGTTTCGGCGCGGCACCCGATTTCAGCGCCACGAACCCGCCGCCGCCGAACGCGCTTCCACCGTCGCCGCCGCGCTACCTGAAGCAGAGCGACTCGGCGTGGAGCGTGTTCGGCCGCATCATCGCGGCGCGCGCGCGGCAACTGTTCGATCGCGCCGGGCAGCGAATCACGCAGCGCACACTGCGCATCGGCGTGTCGGCGCGCATCTTCCACCCGGAACCGGGTGCGAAGGGCTTACGCGGCAAGACGCTGCAGTATCTGGAGGAGTCGATCGCGCACTGGGTGATGTCACGCGACGTGCTGGTGTTCATGATCCCGACCGTCGGTCATCAGGGCATGCTGCACCCGAGCAACATCCGCCTGCGCGACTATGCAAAGCACCTCGATGGCCTGTTGCTGCAAGGCGGCGCCGACGTGTCGCCCCAGACCTATGCAGAAGCGGCGAACAGCCACGAATGGCCCGGCGACCGCGTGCGCGACATGTACGAGCTCGAGCTGCTGCACGAGTTCATCGAGTCGGGCAAGCCGGTGCTCGGCGTGTGCCGTGGCTGCCAGCTGATCAACGTCGCGTTCGGCGGCACGCTGTATCAGGACATCGCAACGGATGTGCCGACCGCGAACGCGCACGTCAACGAGAATTACGATCAGCACCGGCACGGCGTGCACTTTCCCGATGGCTCGACGCTGGCCAACATGTTCCCCGGGCGACGCGACGCAATCGTCAACTCGATCCACCATCAAGCGGTGAAGACGCTGGGCCGCGATCTGAATATCGAGGCGGTCTCGGCGTCGGACGGCATCATCGAGGCGGTGCGCTACCGGCGCGCGCCGTTCGTGATGGGGGTGCAGTGGCACCCGGAGTTTCATCGCGCGGGCGGGCCGGAGCTGCTCGATTGCACGCCATTGCTCGATACATTCCTGCGCGTCGCGCGGGAGACGCGGTTTTAG
- a CDS encoding cation:proton antiporter, with protein MHHGIGFIQDLAVVMALAGVVTVLFHRLKQPVVLGYIAAGVIIGPYTPPFQLIHDEQTIQTLGELGVVFLMFSLGLEFSLRKVFKVGATAIVAALSEIVLMLWIGYEIGSALGWSPMDSLFLGAILAISSTTIIVKALSDLGLKRESFAQLVFGILIVEDILGIAMLVLLAGIAQTGQLSAGLAAVTLGKLLLFMTVSLLVGVLLVPRALNYVARTGSDEMMLVSVLGFCFGFCLLVLKLDYSVALGAFLIGAIMAESRHLHRIEHLIAPLRDAFSAIFFVTIGLMLNPAVMLDYGWPIAVITLAVIVGKIVSCGLGTFLSGQDAGTSMRVGMTVSQIGEFSFIIATLGVTLKVTSGFLYPIAVAVSALTTLTTPYLIRVADPLTRRIAHAMPATLSNVFGMYGQWLRGLTTARSEPTLISMTRRIVLQIALNLALVAAIFLAVSYSAPHSGRLLSHWLDDEPLQRVVQWSVALVVSLPFLVAVYRKTKSLALLFAELSVQGATAGRLTSALRHAIAELLPIVSMIGVFLLVAALSGSILPPTGLLVAVLTCAALLLALVWRWCVKIHASMQIALRETFEEQPDP; from the coding sequence ATGCATCATGGCATCGGCTTCATCCAGGATCTGGCCGTCGTGATGGCGCTGGCCGGCGTCGTCACCGTGCTGTTTCATCGCTTGAAGCAGCCGGTGGTGCTCGGCTATATCGCGGCTGGCGTGATCATCGGGCCGTACACGCCGCCGTTCCAGCTGATCCACGACGAACAGACGATCCAGACGCTCGGCGAACTGGGCGTCGTGTTCCTGATGTTTTCGCTGGGTCTGGAATTCAGCCTGCGCAAGGTGTTCAAGGTCGGCGCGACGGCGATCGTCGCCGCGCTGTCCGAGATCGTGCTGATGCTGTGGATCGGCTACGAGATCGGCAGCGCATTAGGCTGGAGCCCGATGGACTCGCTGTTCCTCGGCGCGATCCTCGCGATCTCGTCGACCACGATCATCGTGAAGGCGCTATCCGACCTCGGGCTCAAACGCGAAAGCTTCGCGCAGCTCGTGTTCGGCATTCTGATCGTCGAGGATATTCTCGGCATCGCGATGCTCGTGCTGCTGGCCGGCATCGCGCAGACCGGACAGCTCTCGGCCGGGCTCGCCGCCGTGACGCTCGGCAAGCTGCTGCTGTTCATGACGGTGTCGCTGCTGGTCGGCGTGCTGCTCGTGCCGCGCGCGCTGAACTACGTCGCGCGCACCGGTAGCGACGAGATGATGCTCGTGTCCGTGCTCGGCTTCTGTTTCGGCTTCTGTCTGCTGGTCCTCAAGCTCGACTACAGCGTTGCGCTCGGCGCGTTCCTGATCGGCGCGATCATGGCCGAGTCGCGCCATCTGCATCGGATCGAGCATCTGATCGCGCCGCTGCGCGACGCGTTTTCCGCAATCTTCTTCGTGACCATCGGGCTGATGCTGAACCCGGCCGTGATGCTCGACTACGGGTGGCCGATCGCGGTCATCACGCTGGCGGTGATCGTCGGCAAGATCGTGTCGTGCGGGCTCGGCACGTTTCTGTCGGGGCAGGACGCGGGCACCTCGATGCGCGTCGGCATGACCGTGTCGCAGATCGGCGAGTTCTCGTTCATTATCGCGACGCTCGGTGTGACATTGAAGGTGACGAGCGGGTTTCTGTATCCGATCGCGGTCGCCGTCTCGGCGTTGACCACGCTGACGACGCCGTACCTGATCCGCGTCGCCGATCCGCTCACGCGCCGCATCGCGCACGCGATGCCCGCCACGTTGTCCAACGTGTTCGGCATGTACGGGCAATGGCTGCGCGGCCTGACCACGGCGCGCAGCGAGCCGACGCTCATCAGCATGACGCGGCGCATCGTATTGCAGATCGCGTTGAATCTTGCGCTCGTCGCGGCGATTTTCCTGGCCGTCTCGTATAGCGCGCCGCATAGTGGCCGGCTGCTCTCGCACTGGCTCGACGACGAGCCGCTGCAACGTGTCGTGCAGTGGAGTGTCGCGCTGGTTGTCTCGCTGCCGTTTCTGGTGGCCGTCTATCGCAAGACCAAGTCGCTCGCGTTGCTGTTCGCCGAACTCAGCGTGCAGGGGGCCACCGCGGGGCGCCTCACGAGCGCGCTGCGTCACGCGATCGCCGAGCTCTTGCCGATCGTGTCGATGATCGGCGTGTTTCTGCTGGTGGCGGCGCTCTCGGGCAGCATCCTGCCGCCGACGGGCCTGCTCGTCGCGGTGCTCACATGCGCCGCGCTGCTGCTCGCGCTCGTATGGCGCTGGTGCGTGAAGATTCACGCATCGATGCAGATTGCGTTGCGGGAAACGTTCGAAGAGCAGCCAGATCCTTGA
- a CDS encoding amidase produces the protein MATEFAPFPPLAQLAADLAAGRSTSRALVETALERIADPAGQGAAVFMHVDAEAARAAADAHDRLRAAGTVLSPLAGIPVSVKDLFDIEGQPTRAGSVVLADAPAAKADAVAVARLKRAGAVIVGRTNMSEFAFSGLGLNPHYGHPLSPYRRGVKGDERVSGGSSSGAAASVADGMAAVALGTDTGGSIRIPAALCGLTGFKPTAARIPKQGGVPLSPTLDSFGPIGLSVACCALVDRMLAGLEPRIPAARPLEGVRLGVLTHFVTDGVEPEVARAIDTALKHLEAAGAIVSEVRFAPLDRLPEINRFGFAPIEAYAWHRPLLDKHHDQYDPRVLVRIMKGQPASAADYLDLLAEREAMLDEAARTLWQRFDAVVAPTVPVVPPRLADLLHDDGTFGRTNALILRNPGVFNFLDSCALSLPCHLRGDAPVGLMLAGAPHADDALLAIGRAAEAVLNAIR, from the coding sequence ATGGCCACTGAATTCGCCCCTTTTCCGCCGCTTGCCCAGCTTGCCGCCGATCTCGCCGCCGGCCGCAGCACGAGCCGCGCGCTCGTCGAAACCGCGCTCGAGCGGATCGCCGACCCCGCGGGCCAAGGCGCCGCCGTCTTCATGCACGTCGACGCCGAGGCCGCGCGCGCCGCCGCCGACGCGCACGACCGCCTGCGCGCGGCCGGCACCGTGCTGTCGCCGCTCGCCGGGATTCCGGTGTCGGTCAAGGACCTGTTCGACATCGAAGGCCAGCCGACCCGCGCGGGCTCCGTCGTACTCGCCGACGCGCCCGCGGCGAAAGCCGATGCGGTCGCGGTCGCGCGTCTGAAGCGGGCCGGCGCCGTGATCGTCGGGCGCACCAACATGAGCGAGTTCGCGTTTTCCGGGCTCGGCCTGAATCCGCACTACGGCCATCCGCTGTCGCCGTACCGGCGCGGCGTGAAGGGCGACGAACGGGTCTCGGGCGGATCGTCATCGGGCGCGGCGGCTTCGGTCGCCGACGGCATGGCCGCGGTCGCGCTCGGCACCGACACCGGCGGGTCGATCCGCATTCCGGCCGCCTTGTGCGGGCTGACCGGCTTCAAGCCGACCGCCGCGCGCATCCCGAAGCAGGGCGGCGTGCCGCTGTCGCCGACGCTCGATTCGTTCGGGCCGATCGGCCTGTCGGTCGCATGCTGCGCGCTGGTCGACCGGATGCTTGCCGGGCTCGAGCCACGCATCCCGGCCGCGCGGCCGCTCGAGGGCGTGCGCCTGGGCGTGCTGACCCACTTCGTGACCGACGGCGTCGAGCCCGAGGTCGCGCGCGCGATCGATACCGCGCTCAAGCATCTGGAAGCGGCCGGCGCGATCGTCAGCGAGGTGCGCTTCGCGCCACTCGACCGCCTGCCGGAAATCAACCGCTTCGGCTTTGCGCCGATCGAAGCGTATGCGTGGCATCGTCCGCTGCTCGACAAGCACCACGACCAGTACGACCCGCGCGTGCTGGTGCGCATCATGAAGGGACAGCCGGCCAGCGCGGCCGACTATCTGGACCTGCTCGCCGAGCGCGAGGCGATGCTCGACGAAGCCGCACGCACGCTGTGGCAGCGTTTCGACGCGGTCGTCGCGCCGACGGTGCCGGTCGTGCCGCCGCGTCTGGCCGACCTGCTGCACGACGACGGCACGTTCGGACGCACCAACGCGCTGATCTTGCGCAACCCGGGCGTGTTCAACTTCCTCGACAGCTGCGCACTCTCGCTGCCGTGCCATCTGCGCGGCGACGCGCCGGTCGGCCTGATGCTGGCGGGCGCCCCGCACGCCGACGACGCGCTGCTTGCGATCGGCCGCGCGGCCGAGGCGGTGCTGAACGCGATCCGGTAA
- a CDS encoding disulfide bond formation protein B, whose translation MNNDSAMLRRERTLLVLLGLICVALVGGALYLQFGLREDPCPLCIIQRYFFLLIAIFAFLGARLNHWRGVRVLEVMAALSALAGIATAARHVYIQANPGFSCGFDALQPVVDSLPPAQWLPSVFKVAGLCETAYPPILGLTLPMWSGVAFIVAFVALMLSLVRNRRRVA comes from the coding sequence ATGAATAACGACTCCGCGATGCTGCGCCGCGAGCGCACCCTGCTGGTTCTGCTCGGCCTGATTTGCGTCGCCCTCGTGGGCGGTGCGTTGTACCTGCAGTTCGGCCTGCGCGAAGACCCGTGCCCGCTGTGCATCATCCAGCGCTATTTCTTCCTGCTGATCGCGATCTTCGCGTTCCTCGGTGCGCGCTTGAACCACTGGCGTGGCGTGCGCGTGCTCGAAGTAATGGCCGCGCTGTCGGCACTCGCTGGCATCGCGACCGCGGCGCGCCACGTTTACATCCAGGCGAATCCGGGCTTTAGCTGCGGCTTCGACGCGCTGCAGCCGGTGGTGGACAGTTTGCCGCCCGCGCAATGGTTGCCGAGCGTGTTCAAGGTCGCCGGCTTGTGCGAAACCGCCTATCCGCCGATTCTCGGGCTGACGCTGCCGATGTGGTCCGGTGTCGCGTTCATCGTCGCGTTCGTCGCGCTGATGCTGAGCCTCGTGCGCAATCGCCGTCGGGTGGCCTGA